The genomic DNA TCAGTTCTAAAAATTCAACTAGGTCATTTCCGTCGACTATGTGTTTTGCATGTGCAAGTAGCCTAATAGCGAGGGTCATTATCACAACAACTATATGTCTATCAGAAGGAGTGTCTGACCTCTCGTGCCAGCCAATTGGTGCAATGGAGCCCACAGTCACAACACCCTCATCAGTTCCTTTATTGATTGAAATCAAATGCACATCCTAGGCGAACCATTATTACCAATTGGCATGGTGATTAACTGATCATTTGTGCGCGAAGTCTGTGTCTTCAACACACGTCATTCAGGGTGTAAGACAGCATTAATAGTGAGAGGGAAATGCCCTATGCAATATTATCACAGGAATTGCACCAAATGAAATAGAACTACATTTGTGAACTACATTTCAAAACGACTAAACTCTACAGATATCAAGGAATTCAACAATATGATTAAATATTTTAATATTCCACTTATGGAAAACTAAATGGCAAGACACATTGAAATGGTATGGTAACGTGAATTCGAAGGTTACTTTGCTAATTTACTCCCGTGTATacattacagtagcctaatagtttATGTAGTCACATACATCTTTTCATGTGGCTAAAACACACAATGCAACATAGTGCCATTGAGGCTGCTAAAACAAATTATACCAAATCCATAACTTAGACCCATGTATTGCACAGATCAACCCATCTTACTTCACGATTGAATTCCAGGACCTGTCATCTAAGGCACCGTATTTGACCTTGCGGACGAATTCCACACCTAACCCACATTTAAGATGCATTCGACTTGTACGCGTTAAGACAGAAAATAGCTTACCTGGTGCGTCTTTGTCTCCGTTTCATATCATTTTCGTTTTGATTAGTCTACTGCGCTATTTACGCGCACATCTCTCCACCAGGGCACTCGACTGAATATCAATGAAAGAAATTCAGGCTAACGTCAGGGATACAAAACCACGCCTTCAGAGCAAACCAGAATTTGTGCCTTATCAGAGGGGAtatatagcctaataattaggtcAAACACGAAccgttatttttttcccctgaagGTACTCTGCGAGACTTTTCATCCAGGTACCTTTCCATGATTGGGTCGAGTCGAATATAGCCTGTGGGATTCTCAGTTGTCCAATGTGATCATATCAAACTCGGTCTTCGCTTCGAAAAAGCAATAGTATGCTGCTGGCAATCGTTCTCTCACCTCTGCGCTCGCTCGGTCTCTCGGGTCCAAGCACCGCATTGCCATTTATCCATCTAGTACCATATAGAGCAGAGTACTGGCGTGAGGGGTTCACATAAAATATGCGGGGACCATTTATTTCAATCAGAAAAGCATTCCATGTACAGTTTTAAACtaaatgtgtgttttgctgCTGTCGCGATGAGATGCGTGTCTGGTTAGTGGAGTCTGAGAGCCTACTGCAGTAATAGACCAAAACAATCTCGGACAGTGGTAGCACATCTCACTCACAATCGTTatgagtgaaagggagaggttTCGGGGTCGTTGCAACTTGGAACAATGAACTCCTGCCTTGTAGGCTAAGTCTTAAAAAAAGATGTGCAAAATTGTACAAAAAATCATTTCTTTGCTGAAGCACTTTGTCATTTAAATAAACGTTAATTAGGCTACTCTGCTTAAGCACAGTCTGGCATCTGCAGGCTTCAGTGCCCTACAcatttatgtagcctatgtgtgtgtgtatatgtatatcttAACAAAAACACGTGCCACAACTACTGGCACCccaagacataaacaaaatgtaagatgtttttgtttcattCATATTCAACTTAGTTAACTTTCAGCTATATGATCAATTTTCACTAAGGTATGACACAAAGGTCAAATGCCCTAGTCATTTTACAGAAAAGGTTCCAATCAACTGGAAATGTAACAAACTTGCTTGGACAAAGAACCATGTTTATCTTGCCCccacacacagtgaggaggatggtaagacaGGCAAAACTAGAATCACTGTTGAAGAGCTACAGAAAAGTGTCATGTTGGTTTGCCAGCTAAAAGCCTTTCCTGTCATTTAATTGTAAAATAATGTAATTTAAGTAGTTTCTAAATTATACTTAGTCATGCAGGAATCGTGCTCTATTGCCTATATTCCCTATGCCTAGTGATAATTATGGTGGAGGGTCTATGATTGGCTATAGGGCTAACTATTCTAAAGGCCCTAGGAATCTCATTAGGGAACATAGGCCTATCATGAACTCCAAGAATACCTGAGCAACCTaccatgattggatcattcagcaggtcaatgaaccaaaacacatATCTGCATCAAAACAAAAACGGCTTACTGagcacaaaatcaagcttctgtCAATGCCATCTCAGTCCCCTggtctaaactccatagaaaaacagaggGGTGAGTCAAATAGGAGAATGCATAAGTGAGGACCTCTGACTCTGGATGATCATGAGAGATTTTGTAAAGAAGAATAGTCTCAAATCCATTTTCTATGTATTCTCCCACCTGGAATGTCATAGGAGAATATTACGAGCTGTTTATTGGTAAAGGGAGAGCTAGCAAAGTATTAAATGCtcgggtgccaataattgtgtcACTTGTCTTTTTTATCAAAACAATTTAGTTGTTTGAGTTATTTTTCATCTTCCTTTCAAGATTAATTGtatcctcattgttttcatcctGACACAAAGATAAATTGACAAAATAGTATTTTTGTTATACCTCTTTTTACCCAACTTTACCAGTCAATAAATACCTTACCATAGTGACCTAGCCTTGAATGAGGATAAGGGTTTGCAAAGTCAGGCCTGGCTCCGGCTTTACCTGTAAAGTGTCAGGTGGGCCATACGATTTTTTGAAGGATCTGGGCTGGGCGTCATTTTGCTTTGCAGTGCAATGCATGCATAtacaatatagcctacaatatacaatatacaatacTTATTACAATAAGTACAATTAAATGTGCATGCACTGTCATGATATGTTGCCAAAGGGGCAACAGAACCTACTTAAACTTTATAGTTAAACtttaactattaattaattattatGATCAATTAATATGATTTACTGGGGCATTgtcactctcactcatacaGCAACGGGCCAACTAAGATGACTGTTTAGCTTTTCCAACCTATTTCTAATGCAACTACGCTCTCTTTCGATGGGCAAGGGCATTTTTGAGCAAGCTGCTCACCTAGGGGGGTAGGATTCTTTGCGCATGTCATTTAGGCCAGTTGGTTTCCGGGAGCTCTCTGTTGCACGTCCACGACTGAACGGTGTATTGTACTTCATCCTACTTTCAAGAGTGCACTGCAATCTGTGATTTCAGCAATAATTAAGAGATTGTCTATTTGAATTTTGTACTCTTACCGATCCATTTTTAAGAGGGTATTCTTCTGGGATCGCCTACTCCTGTAAGTCGCTCGGGGTAAAACCATCTTTTGACAACCTGTTGTTGCTACATTATTGCTATGCTAGCCAGCTAACATTATGCTATCACAGCATCAGGTAGCTGCTAATGTAATATCCACGTTAACGTAGTGAGCCAAGCTAGTTAGCAAGCCAAGCTCTTCTTATCCATGctactttgtgtttgtgcaagttTATGTTTATAAAACGTATGTTTTATTCAAGTGTTTCTTTCCTTGTAGATTGAAGGATGCAACATTTCGGGTAACATAACATTAGCTCGACTGCTGACGTGTAACGTTATTGTAAAGGCTAGTCAAAATACCAGCATTTTTGAAGCGTTGAATTGAAATGAGCTGTCTTGTTGAAACAGCTGGTTGTGAATATGAACTCACTAGTTGTTGGGCAGTGAAACTCTTCGTaaatttataataataataaaaaatagcgTCAGTATATGAGCTACATGCCTATTTATCTCATTGCAGCAATATAGCATTTCATTCTTGTAATCAGGTCTTGCTATCGCCACCATGTGAACCAATGTTAATCACctagtctgtttgtccatttctcttAGGTCTATGGTGTTAACATGGCTAGAtaattaaacaaaacaacagaagGTAGCATAGGTTCATTCATTCCGTTGTCACCATTGGCCATCAGCAAAGTTGATCTGAAAGCTAGCGATGCATGTACATTTATGTTGTGTTTTACTTGTAACATAATGGTCACTTAGCATCATATTTGTCTTATAAACTTTCgctcattaaaatgaaaatgtaaggTAGTATCGACGTGTTTGCTGCTGATGACTACCTCACGAATTGTTGAAATTTGATTCACGTCAGCATCAGTGAAAAGTGAATCTTATTGCCACACTCAGTATTTTGGTTGGCCCCTTTTCAGTTATGTCGATAAAGACTGTGATTGAACAGGCTGCTCATTGATCTGTCCTATCAACCTGTGACTGTAAGACCTCGCAGTCACCATATCTGAATGTGAGTTAGTTGTAGGGTAGTTAGTCAAGTTGCATGCCAGGTTAAAGTGAGGGCACTTGAAAGCCATGAACGAGATCGTAATTTTCCAAAGACGTCCTCCTAATTCAgtaagtttgttattgttgttaaagTAGCTCAACAAGTGATTTAATTGTAACCTTTAtggttgtgtttgtctttgcatGTAGTTTTATATCCATTAGAAGATGTTGGGGTGTATCTTTCAGTACCTATACACATCCTTCCTGCGATTTTTGTTGAAGTGGCTTCTACGGCAACTCACTGGGAAATGCGAGCTCCAGAGGATATGTATGGGCTACAAGCCTGGAGCAAAGAGGACAGCAATGGCAGGTGAAGACACTTTTGCCACAATGTGTTTCccaccattctctctccctccatctgtatTTATTGGTTTATCTTACAATTTCAACTTCCCTTGTTCCCTTATGCCTGTAGAGTATTCCCTGGAGTCTTCAAAGAGCAAGGTAAGGGATAACACCACTGTTTATCAGTGTGCATTTAGAGTACACAAAGTCAAAATTAAGTGTGTAACAGACTGCTTGTTGTGTAGTTTGCAAGGGTCCGTGCTTTGATAATTATGTATGCTTTGTTGATTTTCTAGACCATTTATCTGTTTATAACCAGTTGATGTGTTTATGTAGTCAGTTATTTCACAATCATTTTGGAAGATGACCTTTGTATTGTGGTGAAGGGCTACTTCAGTGGCTTAAGGAATATTGATCTTAGTAAATCTTAGGAGATTTCAGATTCTCAGTTAATTGTTGAACGATCTTCAGTCCATTGTGGAACATCTCTATGCCGATCAATGCAATGTCAGTGTAAGCTTAGATGTAGTTCTCCTGTGCTGTTTTCTAGGTATTGAAGGCATCGGTGAATGCAGAGGAAGACACTCTGGAGGACTATGTGGAGAAAATAATGAGGGAAAAAAGCATCAAAGAACAGAAAGATCCCACGTATGTTAATTTTATTTCTTTGGAGTACTGCCATGCTAATCTTCATAAGATATTTACAACAAGAGGATAAGAGATGATAGCATATTCCAATGTGATATAACTTGGTCATTGAACTGTGGCTTTATGCATGTCTTTTAAAGGTTTAAGAAGAATCTGAAATCATGTTTGTGCCAAATAAGTGGGTACAATAATCTTTATCAATCTGTGGAACAGCTAAGAAAAGAGATATTTGACTGTGACAAGGAAGAACATGAGAAGATGCTTTTGAAGGTAATGCTGCTTTTTAATGTGACGGCTATATCATCAGCGCGTCACCTCTCTTATCTTGAGAAGAGTCAAATATTTAGATGAGAGATTTAATGGTTGGTGGTAGATGGTagctttcatttatttatttcagcctGATGAACAGTAACGATATGTTCCCGTGATCTGGAGATGCCACAGTCCCCTTGATACCTGGTTGACATTAGGCACTCGTTAGCCCTACGTTCTCCTTTGCTAAAAACCCACATTCAGTTGCATGGTGCCCCTTTTGTTTCAGGTCTTTCAGTGATGAAGTGAAAATAGTAGTtttcataggtgtgtgtgtgtgtgtggggggggggggtgtaagtgTTGTCACTTGTTGAGTAAGTGAGTAAGTGACTGTTCATCTGTCTCTGTCCAGCTCTGGGATCTCCTGATGCCTTCCACAAAACTGGAGTCCAGAATCACTAAGCAGTGGGGGGACATTGGTTTCCAAGGCGATGATCCCAAGACGGACTTCCGCGGAATGGGAATGCTCGGCCTGACCAATCTTGTGTAAGTGTGGACTGCTAGACTTCAgttctgtgtttgagtgtgcatgaATAAActtcatttattttttgtgAGAATGTTCCACCGGTACaaatgtataagtgtgtgttgtgactgcTTTCACTGCAGTGTTCGTCTTGTCTGTTATTCATTTCAGGTTTTTCAGTGAGAACTACACTGAAGCAGCACGGCAGGTCCTCTCACACGCCAACCATCCCAAAATGGGGTGAGTATCACTCTTCTCAAgccatgtgttttgttttcagttcTGAACCATTTGCTCCTCAGTGTGAGGCATTGATATCCGCGCTGCTGGAGAGCTTTGTCATTTAGTTCTGTGCTTGGCGAACAGGTACTCGTACGCTATAGTGGGGATCAACCTGACAGAGATGGCCTACAGCCTGCTGAAGAGTGGGGCGCTCAAGTTTCACTTCTATAACAGTGTCGAGGATCGGCCCCAGATGAAGCACTTTCACCTGCTCTACTGTGAGTAAACAGACAACCTTCTGTACCCCTTCAGTTTCATAGACAAGCTGCCTGTAGTGCACATGTAAGATGTTCTTATTAGGAAAGGTTTAgccttagctgtgtgtgtgtgtgtgtgtgtgtgtgtgtgtgtgtgtgtgtgtgtgtgtgtgtgtgtgtgtgtgtgtgtgtgtgtgtgtgtgtgtgtgtgtgtgtgtgtgtgtgtgtgtgtgtgtgtgtgtgtgtgtgtgtgtgtgtgtgtgtgtatgaatgaccATATATAAATTAATTTGTCCAAGCTGTAAATGGTAAACAAGGTGGGGAAAGGAGGAGTGTAATTTGATGGGCTGTTGAACACAAGAGTCAACAACTTTTTGGGAAACTGAAACAGAATCCCAGGCTGAATCTTTAAAGCAAAGTACTACAGCAAGCATGCATAAGCTGccttcagacatacagtaggtctaaGTCTGCATGTTCTGCGACTGTCGAGCGGTTGGGCCGTGTATCTGAACAGCATAACCGGACATTTTGAGCTCCCAACTTAGCCGGCTATGGCACTTCTCCCCTCCCAAGTATTTCCGACAGACATTATGTAAAATGAGCTTGTGTCTGAACGAAGGGAAGAACATGAAGAGATTCTGGTGTCTCGTGTGCATCGGTGTCGTTCACACATAATGTTCGCATGTTAGCATCATATCTGAGTCACCCGAAGCATCGGACCTCTGTTTGACAAAGATCCGCAGATACCGTTGAGGACGTGTCTGAAAGCAGCTATAGGGAACTTGCAGACTCATTTAAAGCCTCAGTTTTACCTTAGGCTTGTAttaggcatactgtatgtgaaagacTAAAATGTCCATTCTCTTGCCAGGTTACCTAGCGTACGAGTTCAACAAGTTCTGGATCCTGGAGGAGCCTGAGAGCATCATGGAGTTTAACACATATCGAGAGAAATTTCACGAGAAGGTCAAGAAACTCCTTCTGGACCCTGATGTGACTCTAATCTTGAATGTGGATTCTAAAAACTGAACTTGAAACAGAACAACGAATCGCCTCCCATACTTACCACGTGTTTGTGCCCAGATAGAATGTCACCTAAgaactgaatagaaaaaatattCCCCTTTTTAGCTACACACAACACCATTGTTTCATATTTTGTTTACAGCATCCTAGTGGTGCTCTAAGGGAATTCCTTCCAACATGTTCCTAATGAACATTCCAGTTCTTTGTTTGAAAGGCTTGACGTTTGTAGTTGTAGGTTAAACCTCTTTGTTGTCAAGGAGTCTAAGAGATGTCAGCTTGCACACTTGCctatttttaaaaagtatttttttctcctaGGATAGTTGTTGAGACTAGCTAGAGCTTAAGATTGGGTTTAATGCTCGTGTGAGGTGTTTTCACATATTTATTCAGTGCTGCCTCCTTGTCTGTAAAAGTACATCATCTCAGGAAATCTAGTATTTATGTCTAGAGAAGGAGATCAAACCTGTACAAAAATAGGACAACCATAAGTGTTTTATCCTGACTAAATTGTGCTGTGTGGTGACAGGcaattaaatgttattttgcaTGTTTTAATGCGTTCTTCCATCGGTACGAAAATTCTCATCGGGTCCTTACATTTCAACAAGCACACTTCTATAGTCGTTTCATCCTTTGAGTCGATGAAATAAGTATAAATAACTCAAATAAAAGTGATCAAGGCACCACTTTGAACATGTGAGTGCAGATGGCACGGTTTGTGCCTGACTGATTTTATGTGAGCATAGTAAGTTAACTGTTTGATAATGATGTAACCGCTATGTTTAATTTATATTGAAAGTGTTCATGATTTGAAAAGTAACACTAATTTGTAATTTTTTACAGTCCCGCTCAAGTCATTTATACTGTCAATAATGTGCTTCATGGTAAATAAATTTAATTCCAGACAGTGTCTGATGTTTCTaacagaggaagtgtgtgtgtttgtgtggttcaaTAAAGGAAACATAACAAATATAAGATATTATGTGGCACGTTATTTTTAATAAATAGAAGTTTCCTTTTTTATGGATGTGTAGCTGGCCCCATTTTGCGCTGAGActtagatcagtgtgtgtgaagtggtgtGTTTGCTTTGAGACGTACATCAGTATGTGTGAGATGATGTTTGTGCATTTGGCAGGTCAGGCAGCATGTTCTCTCAAAGGATATTCCTGTGTATCTGGACCTCAAGGGTCTttccaaataaataaaagtacacAGGTGTCCTAGTGACCAGGATGTGAACTCTTCAACATCGCCCTCCTGTATGCATGCCGAGGACATCTCCTTTAGCACTGACAGCACCGTAGGTTAGAGAAATTAAACATGTTGTATAAGTTACTGTCATAGTgtcatatatataaaaaaatattttaaccGCAATTTTTAAAAGTAAACATTTCACGGTTTACATACAAGCTACATATTAGCACATTTGAAAATCCATGGGCATTGGGTGAATACCAAGGCAGCAAAGGGAGAATTTGGGAAGATGAGCAACAGACGTCAGCATTAACACTGACAGTAGGTGTCCAGAAGGGGGCAGTCTTTCTCTTTGATTCCATGCAGTTCCAACACAAGCAACTCAATGGATTGGCAAGGTCCTCTCAGAGCACTCTCACTCAGTCTATAAattggggtggtggaggtgggagcAAGGTGAACTTTTTTTAGGCTCCTTCCTACGTAGTAGCCTCCATTTTCTTCTTGGAGACCATCATAAGCCTCTTGAGCTGCTCGAACGACACAAACATCACAACGTTCCACGAACCCAGCCTCAGGAAAGAGGGAACGAACCTgtggtgagacagagagacgtcATTAAGAGGGTTGGTGTAGAGAGGGAGGTGAACACTCTCAAGAACAGCTCTCGAGAACAGGTAGAAGGGCTATATAATCCCTCAAAACTGCTTAGGAATTATTTTGAATaaatgtgcatgcgtgcgtgcgtgtgtgtgtgtgtgcgtgcatttgtgtg from Sardina pilchardus chromosome 2, fSarPil1.1, whole genome shotgun sequence includes the following:
- the elmod2 gene encoding ELMO domain-containing protein 2 is translated as MLGCIFQYLYTSFLRFLLKWLLRQLTGKCELQRICMGYKPGAKRTAMAEYSLESSKSKVLKASVNAEEDTLEDYVEKIMREKSIKEQKDPTFKKNLKSCLCQISGYNNLYQSVEQLRKEIFDCDKEEHEKMLLKLWDLLMPSTKLESRITKQWGDIGFQGDDPKTDFRGMGMLGLTNLVFFSENYTEAARQVLSHANHPKMGYSYAIVGINLTEMAYSLLKSGALKFHFYNSVEDRPQMKHFHLLYCYLAYEFNKFWILEEPESIMEFNTYREKFHEKVKKLLLDPDVTLILNVDSKN